A window of Pseudophryne corroboree isolate aPseCor3 chromosome 3 unlocalized genomic scaffold, aPseCor3.hap2 SUPER_3_unloc_10, whole genome shotgun sequence contains these coding sequences:
- the LOC134983219 gene encoding oocyte zinc finger protein XlCOF22-like, with the protein MMENHHPLTSLDGPSNRDTPERCPRPLYSQDCTEENHRTPQEDQVEHLSRIKAEAIRREEETYVTDIKAEDIKEEEETYVTDIKAEDVDGEEETYVTDIKAEYIDGEEETYVTDIKAEDLEGEEETYVIDMKVEDTEGEEEMYVTDMKAEDIEGEEEMYVIDIKAEDIAGEEETYVTDMKAEYTEGEEETYVRGDQQCKEEVIPTDISTDGHTSRNISEGHLMLSLDSEITDNDSRQDSPGANPITPIIHPALSADPPDPGKCSPDHSDIGASVTALTVDTVFPCSIYAKCFTQNTKRITNQTAKAGESPFPCSECGKCFTYKSYLVRHERSHTGEKPYSCSECGICFTQKSALVIHQRSHTGEKPYSCSECGKCFALKSHLVPHQRSHTGEKPFSCSECGKCFAHKSYFVIHQRSHTGEMPFSCSECGKCFAHKSYFVIHQRSHTGEMPFSCSECGKCFSSTSHLGRHQRSHTGEKPFSCSECGKCFSSTSHLVIHQRSHTGEKPYSCSECGICFTQKSALVRHERSHTGEKPYSCSECGKCFAHKSHLVIHQRSHTGEKPFSCSECGKCFLSTSHLVIHQRSHTGEMPFSCSECGKCFAHKSYFVIHQRSHTGEMPFSCSECGKCFSSTSHLVRHQRSHTGEKPFSCSECGKCFSSTSHLVRHQRSHTGEKPFSCSQCGKCFARKSVLVKHQRFHR; encoded by the exons atgatggagaatcaccaccCCCTCACATCACTTG atgggcccagtaacagagataccccagagagatgtccccgtcctctgtattcccaggattgtacagaggagaatcacaggaccccacaggaggatcaggtag aacatctttctcgtataaaggcagaagctataaggagagaagaagagacgtatgtgactgatataaaggctgaagatataaaggaagaagaggagacgtatgtgactgatataaaggcagaagatgtagatggagaagaagagacgtatgtgactgatataaaggcagaatatatagatggagaagaagagacgtatgtgactgatataaaggcagaagatctagagggagaagaagagacgtatgtgattgatatgaaggtagaagatacagagggagaagaagagatgtatgtgactgatatgaaggcagaagatatagagggagaagaagagatgtatgtgattgatataaaggcagaagacatagcgggagaagaagagacatatgtgactgatatgaaggcagaatatacagagggagaagaagagacgtatgtgaggggtgatcagcagtgtaaggaggaggtgatccctacagatatcagcacag atgggcacacaagcaggaacatctcagaaggacatctaatgttatccctggattctgaaataaccgataacgacagtagacaggattctccaggagctaaccccattaccccaattatacatccagctctatcagctgatccccctgatcctgggaaatgttctcctgatcactctgatattggtgcatctgttacagctctgacagtagatacagtgtttccctgttctatatatgccaaatgttttacacagaacacaaagcgtattaccaatcagacagctaaggcaggtgagagtccatttccatgttctgagtgtgggaaatgttttacatataaatcatatcttgttagacatgagagaagtcacacaggtgagaagccatattcctgttctgagtgtgggatatgttttacacagaaatcagctcttgttatacatcagagaagtcacacaggtgagaagccgtattcctgttctgagtgtgggaaatgttttgcactgaaatcacatcttgttccacatcagagaagtcacacaggtgagaagccattttcctgttctgagtgtgggaaatgttttgcacacaaatcatattttgttatacatcagagaagtcacacaggtgagatgccattttcctgttctgagtgtgggaaatgttttgcacacaaatcatattttgttatacatcagagaagtcacacaggtgagatgccattttcctgttctgagtgtgggaaatgtttttcatcgacatcacatcttggaagacatcagaggagtcacacaggtgagaagccattttcctgttctgagtgtgggaaatgtttttcatcgacatcacatcttgttatacatcagagaagtcacacaggtgagaagccatattcctgttctgagtgtgggatatgttttacacagaaatcagctcttgttagacatgagagaagtcacacaggtgagaagccgtattcctgttctgagtgtgggaaatgttttgcacacaaatcacatttagttatacatcagagaagtcacacaggtgagaagccattttcctgttctgagtgtgggaaatgttttttatcgacatcacatcttgttatacatcagagaagtcacacaggtgagatgccattttcctgttctgagtgtgggaaatgttttgcacacaaatcatattttgttatacatcagagaagtcacacaggtgagatgccattttcctgttctgagtgtgggaaatgtttttcatcgacatcacatcttgttagacatcagaggagtcacacaggtgagaagccattttcctgttctgagtgtgggaaatgtttttcatcgacatcacatcttgttagacatcagaggagtcacacaggtgagaagccattttcctgttctcagtgtgggaaatgttttgcacggaaatcagttcttgttaaacatcagcgatttcacagatga